A segment of the Fusobacterium ulcerans genome:
GTGGAAAACAAAGGAGACTATGGAATTTCTGCTTATTCTACTAAAGATGCAGTAAATGAAAAAAGTGGAGTAATCTCCAATGATGGAAATACAGGTTTCTATATACATAATAGTTATGGTGCAAATGATGGAACTATTTCCAATAGTGGAAATTATGGATTCACAATAGACTCTAAAAGTCAGGGAATAAATAAAGGAATTATTGCTAACAAAGGAAGATTTGGAGTAGCTGTATACAACAGTACATTTACAAATTCACCTACTGGTGAAATAAGAAATGGTTCAAGCTATGGACTTGCAATACAAAATGGAGGACATGGAGTAAACTATGGTATAATTGCCAACAAGGGAAATGTTGGAGTCTCCGTAAGTAACTCATCATCTTTTGTGAATCACGGAACAATAGAACAAGGTGGAAAAATAGCTATTCTCATGGGGAATGGTGACAATACTCTGGAACTTGGTACTGCTTCTAAAATAAAAGGAATAGTGGAAGGAAACAGAGGTACTGATACTCTTATTCTATCTAAAACACCAGTAACTGTAAATCCTATTTCAAATGGTACAATAGATTACACTATCAAGAATTTTTCTAATATAGCAGTAAAGGGTGGAACATGGAATCTAAATAAAGATATGGTTCTTGTAGCTCCTGATAAATTTAAAGACAACCCATCTTCTGTTTCTATGCCTCCAGTATCAAGAGATAAATTAGATGGAACTTTAATTATCAATCCAAATATAAAGCTGACATTAAATATTCAGGTAAGCGACCTTCTTACTCCTACATTGAGTACTAATAAGCTTGTGAACAATGGTATAATTAATGAAAATCCTATGGATTCTTTATATGTTACCAATGATACTGTAATTAAAATTCCTACACTATATATTAAAGATACAAACAACAGCAGTATTGGACAAGTAGATGTAAATAATGTGGCTGAAGGATGGCTGGGAAATTACGAATACGACAGAGATAATGGTATACTCTATCTCGTTCTAAATAAAAAACCTGATGATCCTGCCCCTAGCAATGATATAGTTGGTGGATTTTATGATTCTATATATAATTATCCAAAATCTAATATCCATGAAATAAATAATATGGAAGCCAGAGAAAAAAACTACTCTTTAAACAGAGAATTTAATTTAAACCCTAATTCAAACACACAATCTGGTGAACTTATTACATCTTATGGTAAATATTATGGAAATTCCTACCATCCAGCTTATTCATACAGATCATATGGTTTCAATGGCCAATCTATTTTCCCTTATAATAATTTTGCATTTGGTCTGAACTATGGATATATTGGAAGCAAAGTTGACTTTAAGGATAAAGGAAGCAGCAGAGAAGATATTGATTCGTTTACCCTTGTTGGAAGCGTCTCTTATCTGTATAATAACTGGCTGAATATTTTTCAGACAGGATTGGGATATTCTCGTCATGATCTGAAAAGAAGAATATTAGACAGAGAGGATAATTACAACAAAAGAGAAATAAAAGGAGATTTCAATTCTTTCCTTACTTCTTTTGGATGGGAGACAGGATACATATTAGCAGGAGATAACAGAAAAAATTATGTATATCCTTATGCTGGATTGGACTATATCTGGAATAAAGATCAGGGATACAATGAGAAACAAGATACAACTACTGATGAAGATAACTATGCTTTAAATGTTAAAAAGAATACTTCTCCATCTCTTGTATCGAAAGCAGGGTTGAAATACAAATACAGCATTTCTGAAAATTGGAATATCAATGGAGATTTTACATGGTATCATTCAAGTAAAAGTCCTAGAAATACCCATGCTGACTTTATTTTCAAACCTGATGTACATTTTACAATTCCTCCATTGAAAGTATCAAAAGATACAGAGGTTATAAATCTTAATGCTTCATATACTACAAAAACTCTTTTAGAGTACAACATTGGACTTCATGGTTTAATCAATAGAAATCATTTTGAATCTTCTGTATCTCTGGGAGTAAAATATACATTCTAAATAAAAGGAGAGAATATCTGCAAGTAGAAATATAATTTTAGAACTTTTTCAATAGAAAATTGGGCTCTTTCTAATTTTCAAATCTCTAAAATATACTTCTCTTGATTGTATTCTCTCTTTTTTTATTTACAGTATACATTCCATCTTTATATCTGCTTCTTCATATTTATTTTCATCATACTCTAAATCTACAAATCCATACTTTTTATACAAATGAAGTGCCGCTTTCAACTGATGATTAGAATAAAGCAGAAGTTTCTTTGCTCCTTCCTCTCTTGCCTTTTCAAAACATTTTTCCATAAGAAGACTTCCAATTCTTTTTCCATGATATTTATCTGAAACAGCAAGTTTTAATATTTCAAAATCTCCATTTTCTATTTTTCCCAATGAAACAGTCCCTACACACTCTCCATCTATTTCAGCAATATATACAAATCCACCTTCATCAATTATTTTTTCTTTAGGATTATTCAGCATCTCTTCATCTACAGGCTCTAGTAAATCATATTTTAAAAGCCATTCATATCCTAATTTCTTAAAATCGTTAAGGTGTCTTTCCTCAAAATCAACTATAAATACTTCTCCCATTTATCCCCTCCTTAAAAAAAGAGACCACTCAGCAAATTTCTTTACTGAAAATGGTCTCTGCTGTCACAATATTATGCCTTTCTGCTTTCAATTATCTTTTTAGCTAATACTTCTGGCACTTCCTCATATCTTGCAAATTCAAATCTATAATGTCCTCTTCCTTGAGTCATCGCTCTAAGATCAAGAGCATATTTCAATATTTCAGCCTGAGGCACTTCCACATTCAATACCTGTTCTCCATACTGATTAGGCTCCATTCCTAAAATTCTTCCTCTACGTTTGTTCATATCTCCCATTACATCTCCCATGTAACTTTCAGGAACTACAATTTCAAGCTTCATTATAGGTTCTAAAAGAACTGGTTTAGCCATTTCTATTCCTTTTTTGAATGCAAGTACAGCTGCCTGTTTAAAAGATATCTCGTTAGAGTCTACTGGATGGTAAGATCCATCAAATATAGTTGCCTTAAAGTTGATAACTGGATATCCCGCAAGGATTCCTTTTTCCTTTGCTTCAAGAAGTCCTTTTTCTACTGCTGGCATATATGTTTTAGGTACTACTCCACCTTTTACTTCATCTACAAATTCAAACTCTTTTTCAGATGGTTCAAATCTAATATGAACATCTCCATATTGTCCTGCTCCTCCAGATTGCTTCTTATGTTTTCCTTGAACTGAAGCTGTTCCTTTTATTGTTTCACGATAAGATACAACTGGGTCTGTAAGTACAGCATGAACTCCAAATTTATTTTTTATCTTACAAAGGATTACATATAGATGTTTTTCTCCCTGTCCACCTATCAGCAGCTGTTTAGTTTCAGCATTTCTATACATAACAAATGTAGGGTCTTCCTCCATCATTCTTTGAAGGCAAGTACTTAATTTTTCATCATCAGCCTTTTGTGCAGGCTCTACACTTGAATATAGACAAGCTTCTGGAAGTTCAATACTATCATATACTATAGGTTTATCTTTGTCACATAATGTATCTCCAGTCTGTGTAAACTGAAGTTTAGTAGTAGCTCCAATATCTCCTGCTACAAGTTCCTGAGCTTCTTCCTGTTTATTTCCTCTCAGATATATAATCTGAGCTATTCTTTCTTTTTTATTCTTATTAGGATTTAATACTTCTGTATCTCTTTTCAATGTTCCTGAATTTATTTTAAATAATGATATTTTTCCAATAAACGGGTCAACAAGAGTTTTGAAAACTATAGCTGAGAAAGGCTCATCTTTACATATTTTTCTAGCTTCAGGTTCTCCAGTTACTGGATTAGTTCCAACTCTTTCACCATTGAACATCTCAGTTGGTGTAGGCATATAGTCAGATATCATTTTAAATAAAGTATGAACCCCTATTCCCTGTATAGCTGATCCAACTATTACAGGAACTATATCTCCAGAAATTACACCTTTATGC
Coding sequences within it:
- a CDS encoding autotransporter outer membrane beta-barrel domain-containing protein, which produces MKKYLLIFIFLGMYLNSSAEENESITNSETIYNGLVGSNHTNIINTGIIKNDGSHGITGSSFSTIQNLGTIENNGDYGIDVSGDSAIVNEKTGIISNKGNFGIRLIDGEKVSNFGKVENKGDYGISAYSTKDAVNEKSGVISNDGNTGFYIHNSYGANDGTISNSGNYGFTIDSKSQGINKGIIANKGRFGVAVYNSTFTNSPTGEIRNGSSYGLAIQNGGHGVNYGIIANKGNVGVSVSNSSSFVNHGTIEQGGKIAILMGNGDNTLELGTASKIKGIVEGNRGTDTLILSKTPVTVNPISNGTIDYTIKNFSNIAVKGGTWNLNKDMVLVAPDKFKDNPSSVSMPPVSRDKLDGTLIINPNIKLTLNIQVSDLLTPTLSTNKLVNNGIINENPMDSLYVTNDTVIKIPTLYIKDTNNSSIGQVDVNNVAEGWLGNYEYDRDNGILYLVLNKKPDDPAPSNDIVGGFYDSIYNYPKSNIHEINNMEAREKNYSLNREFNLNPNSNTQSGELITSYGKYYGNSYHPAYSYRSYGFNGQSIFPYNNFAFGLNYGYIGSKVDFKDKGSSREDIDSFTLVGSVSYLYNNWLNIFQTGLGYSRHDLKRRILDREDNYNKREIKGDFNSFLTSFGWETGYILAGDNRKNYVYPYAGLDYIWNKDQGYNEKQDTTTDEDNYALNVKKNTSPSLVSKAGLKYKYSISENWNINGDFTWYHSSKSPRNTHADFIFKPDVHFTIPPLKVSKDTEVINLNASYTTKTLLEYNIGLHGLINRNHFESSVSLGVKYTF
- a CDS encoding GNAT family N-acetyltransferase encodes the protein MGEVFIVDFEERHLNDFKKLGYEWLLKYDLLEPVDEEMLNNPKEKIIDEGGFVYIAEIDGECVGTVSLGKIENGDFEILKLAVSDKYHGKRIGSLLMEKCFEKAREEGAKKLLLYSNHQLKAALHLYKKYGFVDLEYDENKYEEADIKMECIL
- the fusA gene encoding elongation factor G — encoded protein: MRNFETCNIRNISLLGHRGSGKTTLTEALLYISKFSNKMGSVEEGTTVSDFDKEETRRLFSINTSIVPVEYGDCKYNFLDTPGYFDFSGEVYSAVRVSGSAVIVMDATSGVEVGTEKAWRILEEKKLPRIIFINKMDKGYINYEKLLREMKEKFGKKIAPFCVPIGDKEEFTGFVNIVELIGRIFNGVECVDGPIPEDLDISEVRNLLLEAVAETDEALMDKYFNGEEFTLEEIKTGLHKGVISGDIVPVIVGSAIQGIGVHTLFKMISDYMPTPTEMFNGERVGTNPVTGEPEARKICKDEPFSAIVFKTLVDPFIGKISLFKINSGTLKRDTEVLNPNKNKKERIAQIIYLRGNKQEEAQELVAGDIGATTKLQFTQTGDTLCDKDKPIVYDSIELPEACLYSSVEPAQKADDEKLSTCLQRMMEEDPTFVMYRNAETKQLLIGGQGEKHLYVILCKIKNKFGVHAVLTDPVVSYRETIKGTASVQGKHKKQSGGAGQYGDVHIRFEPSEKEFEFVDEVKGGVVPKTYMPAVEKGLLEAKEKGILAGYPVINFKATIFDGSYHPVDSNEISFKQAAVLAFKKGIEMAKPVLLEPIMKLEIVVPESYMGDVMGDMNKRRGRILGMEPNQYGEQVLNVEVPQAEILKYALDLRAMTQGRGHYRFEFARYEEVPEVLAKKIIESRKA